GACGGACAGGCAAAAACTCATTCCCGGCGCGAATGGACTCCGCGCCCGTTGAATTCCCGCTATGTCGACTTACCCCACTTTTACGCCGCACCATCGGGACAAACGAACCCCGCCGCATGGGGTTGACCCCGCGCGATCAAAATCGGAATGTTTGCTTGTTTCGGGGCGATTGCCGTCCCGTCTGGCAACCCGACACTACAAAAATCTCTGTGGAGAGCAAGGGCGCGGCTAACCGATTCTTAAGCAATCGGGTGCGACCGATGGTTGCTTCGGGACGTGATTTTTTTGACTCAATCGGCAAAGCCCTGTTGATTCAACGCCCTTCGCCTGTCCCGTTGCCGGCCTTCGCCGACGAGAAAAAAAATCAAAAAATTCGCTTGACAGCGTGCCCGTCCACCATCGGCGCCGAGCCCATGAACAGTTTGTGGATAACCTTCCATAACCCTTTGGAAGAATTAAGGAAAATAGGGCAGGTAAAATTATTGCGACGGCGTGCCGGATGCTTCCGCAACCGCCCGCGGGGGCCGCTTGTCGGCAAAGGAATATGTATGAGATCGGAGCTTCCGTTGCGGCATCGCGCATCGTGCGAACGGATACCGGCGGGATTCAGCGCATAAGCGCCGCCTGTCTGCAATGCGCGCTGCCGGCAAAAGAAAAACCCGGCGCAAAGCGCCGGGCTTGCCTGTCGATGCGTGAAAGATCAGGCGCCGAGCGTTTTGACGCGATTGGCAAGGCGCGACACCTTGCGGGACGCCGTGTTCTTGTGCAGCACGCCCTTGGTGGCGGCGCGCATCAACTCCGGCTGTGCTACGGCGAAAGCCGCCTGAGCCGCTGCCTGGTCGCCGGAGGCGAGGGCCTCTTCCACCTTGCGGACAAAGCCGCGCACGCGCGAACGCCGGGACTTGTTGATTTCGGCGCGCCGCGCGATCTTGCGGGTAGCCTTCTTGGCCGAAGACGTGTTGGCCATGATGCCTCTCTATTCTTCTGTGTAAGGCCGCGGCTTGAACCGTCAGGCACAAAAAAAGACAGGGCAGCCAATGGGCCGCCTCGGTTGGGCGCGCATATAGCCCAGCTTTGCCGCACCGTCAACGAGGCAGACGCTATTTTGCTCAGCGATTGCGGAAGTTGGGGGTCCGCTTCTCCACGAAGGCGGCCATGCCCTCCTTCTGGTCTTCCAGCGCGAACATCGAATGGAAGACGCGCCGCTCGAACCTCAGCCCCTCGCCGAGCGTGGTCTCATAGGCGCGGTTGACGGCCTCCTTGACCATCATCGTCGCCGGCTGCGACATGTCGGCGATCTTCGCCGCCGCCCTCAGCGTCTCCTCCAGCAACTCGCCGAGCGGCACCACCCGCGAGACGAGGCCCGACCGCTCTGCCTCCGCCGCATCCATCATGCGCCCGGTGAGGCACATATCCATCGCCTTCGACTTGCCGACGAAGCGCGTCAGCCTCTGTGAGCCGCCCATGCCCGGCATAACGCCGAGCGTGATCTCGGGCTGGCCGAACTTCGCATTGTCGGCTGCGATGATGAAGTCGCACATCATGGCGAGCTCGCAGCCGCCACCCAGCGCATAGCCGGCGACGGCCGCGATGACGGGCTTGCGCACGCGGGTGAATTCCTCCCAGCCGCCGAAGAAATCCTCGGCATACATTTCGGCGAACTGTCTGTTCTGCATCTCCTTGATGTCCGCGCCGGCCGCGAAGGCCTTTTCGGAGCCCGTCAGGACGATGCAGCCGATGGCCGGGTCCGCTTCGAATGACCGCGCCGCGTCGACAAGCTCCGCGAGCACCTGCGAATTGAGCGCATTCAGCGCTTTCGGGCGGTTGAGCGTGATCAGCCCGATCTTGCCGCGGGTTTCGACGAGAATGGTCTCATGGGGCATGGCGATGGTCCTTGCGTCGATGGAAATGCGCCGTCATCTCTGGCAGACGGGACAGAAGAATGTCGAGCGTCCGCTTTGTACGATGCGGTGGATGACGCCGTTGCAGCCGGGCTTGCGGCATGCCTCCCCTTCGCGATCGTAGACGGAAAAACGGTGCTGGAAGTAGCCGAGCGAGCCGTCGACATGCATATAGTCGCGCAACGACGAACCGCCGGCCTCGATCGCCTCCGCGATCACGTCGCGGACGGCTTCGGCAAGACGCTCGGCGCGCTGCGTCGGTCCACCGGACCTGGACGCGATCGAGCCGGCCGCGCGCCGTGGGGACAGGCCGGCCCGCCAAAGGGCTTCCGACGCATAGATATTGCCAAGCCCGGCGATCAGCTTCTGGTCGAGGAGCGCCGCCTTCAGCGGCGCTGAGCGTCCGGCGAAC
The window above is part of the Rhizobiaceae bacterium genome. Proteins encoded here:
- a CDS encoding enoyl-CoA hydratase — protein: MPHETILVETRGKIGLITLNRPKALNALNSQVLAELVDAARSFEADPAIGCIVLTGSEKAFAAGADIKEMQNRQFAEMYAEDFFGGWEEFTRVRKPVIAAVAGYALGGGCELAMMCDFIIAADNAKFGQPEITLGVMPGMGGSQRLTRFVGKSKAMDMCLTGRMMDAAEAERSGLVSRVVPLGELLEETLRAAAKIADMSQPATMMVKEAVNRAYETTLGEGLRFERRVFHSMFALEDQKEGMAAFVEKRTPNFRNR
- the rpsT gene encoding 30S ribosomal protein S20; this translates as MANTSSAKKATRKIARRAEINKSRRSRVRGFVRKVEEALASGDQAAAQAAFAVAQPELMRAATKGVLHKNTASRKVSRLANRVKTLGA